A region from the Methanobrevibacter olleyae genome encodes:
- a CDS encoding exosome complex RNA-binding protein Csl4 yields MKIESGDFVMPGDFLSVSEKFLPGQGAYEDYGSVKSGVPGNVLVDEEEKEISVISKSGGPNLLKVGDIVYGEIKDVRGQRALVSIYAKKGTNRELALPYMAAIHISQVTPSYIDKLTDAFRIGDLIEAKVVKIMGDNLDLNTEDIGLGVVKAMCTRCRTFMDPCNESEVYCPVCDRKEKRKVSKNYDY; encoded by the coding sequence ATGAAAATAGAATCTGGAGATTTTGTAATGCCTGGTGATTTTTTAAGTGTAAGTGAAAAATTTTTACCAGGTCAAGGTGCATATGAAGATTATGGAAGTGTTAAATCCGGTGTTCCTGGAAATGTATTAGTAGATGAAGAAGAAAAGGAAATCTCTGTTATTTCAAAATCTGGTGGTCCAAACTTATTAAAAGTTGGAGATATTGTATACGGTGAAATAAAAGATGTACGTGGTCAGAGAGCTTTAGTAAGCATATATGCTAAAAAAGGAACTAATCGTGAATTAGCTCTACCTTATATGGCAGCTATTCATATTTCTCAAGTAACTCCTAGTTATATTGACAAACTTACTGATGCTTTCAGAATTGGTGATTTAATTGAAGCAAAAGTGGTTAAAATAATGGGAGATAACCTTGATTTAAACACCGAAGATATTGGTTTGGGTGTTGTAAAAGCTATGTGTACTAGATGTAGAACTTTTATGGATCCTTGTAATGAATCTGAAGTTTATTGTCCAGTATGTGATAGAAAAGAAAAAAGAAAAGTTTCTAAAAATTATGATTATTAA
- a CDS encoding DNA-directed RNA polymerase subunit L translates to MEIEVVKDSKLELEMIIHGENHSLCNVLRKYLMEDDDVEYAVYGIDHPLTGEPIMTIKTKRTKRPRDSLLRAAKRLKEEAAEFKESIGNI, encoded by the coding sequence ATGGAAATTGAAGTTGTAAAAGATAGCAAATTAGAACTCGAAATGATTATTCATGGAGAAAATCACTCCCTTTGTAATGTTTTAAGAAAATATCTTATGGAAGATGATGATGTAGAATATGCAGTTTATGGTATCGATCACCCTCTTACTGGTGAACCTATCATGACTATTAAAACTAAAAGAACAAAAAGACCTAGAGATTCTCTTTTAAGAGCTGCTAAAAGATTAAAAGAAGAAGCTGCTGAATTTAAAGAATCAATTGGAAATATTTAA
- a CDS encoding NUDIX domain-containing protein → MKYKIPSLTVDVFIFNDENHFILIKRKNEPFKDYWALPGGFVDYGETTESAAIREAKEETSIDVDLIKLFNVYSDPDRDPRGHTVTIFYLAHGNLADAKADDDAKEIAKFSFDDLDSLDIAFDHRMILNEVKDYLFSEN, encoded by the coding sequence ATTAAATATAAAATTCCATCATTAACTGTTGATGTATTTATTTTTAATGATGAAAATCATTTTATACTTATTAAAAGGAAAAATGAACCTTTTAAAGATTATTGGGCTTTACCTGGTGGATTTGTCGATTATGGTGAAACAACTGAGTCTGCAGCTATTAGAGAAGCAAAAGAAGAAACATCTATTGATGTTGATTTAATTAAATTATTTAATGTTTACTCAGATCCAGACCGTGATCCAAGAGGCCACACAGTCACTATATTCTATTTAGCACATGGCAATCTTGCTGATGCAAAAGCAGATGATGATGCTAAAGAAATTGCTAAATTTTCATTTGATGATTTAGATTCTTTGGATATTGCATTTGATCATAGAATGATTTTAAATGAAGTAAAAGATTATTTATTTAGTGAAAATTAG
- a CDS encoding transcription factor S: protein MEFCPKCGGMILPQEVGDEDEKKIVLKCSTCGYDSSEVDKTEYSVDKKVESKETVIIRGDESGLRSTVREICPKCGHDRASYELLQTRSADEAPTRFFTCEKCNHKWRGYD from the coding sequence ATGGAATTTTGTCCAAAATGTGGTGGTATGATTCTTCCTCAAGAAGTAGGTGATGAGGATGAAAAGAAAATTGTGTTAAAATGTTCCACATGTGGTTATGATTCATCTGAAGTGGATAAAACTGAATATTCTGTTGATAAAAAAGTAGAATCTAAAGAAACTGTTATAATAAGAGGAGATGAGAGTGGTTTACGTTCTACTGTAAGAGAAATATGTCCTAAATGTGGACATGATCGTGCTTCCTATGAATTACTTCAAACCCGCAGTGCTGATGAAGCACCAACCCGTTTCTTCACTTGTGAAAAATGTAATCATAAATGGAGAGGATATGATTAG
- the pcn gene encoding proliferating cell nuclear antigen (pcna) has translation MFKAELSDSSILKTSFDAISSIVDEVQIQTDSEGFRLDALDRSHITFVHLELKSSLFDEFICDEPEKINIDTDELMKVLKRSKANDRVLMSLDEGNLILTFVGEATRTFKIRLIDIEYDSPAPPSLDYPTEFEIPFTLLKDSIQDMDIFSDKITLMVDQENFYTSAEGEFGDANIEYLHGEKIDTKAKSVFSLEKIREMLKADRFSEIATIYLGNDMPLTLSLKMVSEDGELSFLLAPRIESED, from the coding sequence ATGTTTAAAGCTGAGTTAAGTGATTCAAGTATTTTAAAAACCAGTTTTGATGCTATTTCATCTATTGTAGATGAAGTACAAATCCAAACTGATAGTGAAGGTTTTCGTTTAGATGCCTTAGATCGTAGTCATATTACTTTTGTTCATCTAGAATTAAAATCTAGTTTATTCGATGAGTTTATTTGTGATGAACCAGAAAAAATTAATATTGACACTGATGAGTTAATGAAAGTATTAAAACGTTCTAAAGCTAATGATCGTGTTTTAATGTCATTAGATGAAGGAAATCTTATTCTCACTTTTGTTGGTGAAGCTACAAGAACTTTTAAAATTAGATTAATTGACATTGAATATGATTCTCCTGCACCTCCTTCATTAGATTATCCTACAGAATTTGAGATTCCTTTCACACTTTTAAAAGACTCAATTCAAGATATGGATATTTTTTCTGATAAAATCACTTTAATGGTTGATCAAGAAAACTTCTATACATCTGCTGAAGGTGAATTTGGAGATGCAAATATTGAATATTTACATGGTGAAAAAATAGATACTAAAGCTAAATCTGTTTTCTCTTTAGAAAAAATTAGAGAAATGCTTAAAGCAGATAGATTCTCTGAAATTGCTACTATTTATCTTGGAAATGACATGCCATTAACACTTAGTCTTAAAATGGTATCTGAAGATGGGGAACTTAGTTTCTTACTTGCTCCAAGAATAGAATCTGAAGACTAA